The genomic stretch ATGTCTTCAAGTGAAGTCTGCTGCGTCGACAGATCGCCAAGACTGATACCGGCAGATGAAATCTCTGCCAGCAGCTTCGCGATCTCCGTGTCGCCCCCTCTGAGGTCGTATTCGTAAAGCAGTGTCATTCCATCATCGCTCAACTTCAGCGACCAGTGAGAAAGGTCCTGAGGCACACCGGGCAGCGGGCTGCGCAGTTCCATGGCAAGCGTCTTCTTCCCGAGCTTGCGCATGAGCGCCGTCTTCTCTTCAACAAGGAGCAGCTCTCCGCGGTTGATGACGCCGATACGATCAGCAATCCCCTGGGCTTCCTCGATGTAATGCGTCGTCAGGATGATTGTCACACCCTGCGCCCTGAGACGCTCGACGAGCTGCCACATGTCCTTGCGCAAGGCCACATCCACACCCGCAGTCGGCTCATCCAGAAAAAGGATGCTTGGCTCATGCGAAAGCGCCTTTGCAATCAGCACGCGACGCTTCATGCCGCCGGAAAGTTCGCGCAAGGCATTGTTTCGCTTCTCGTAGAGGCTGAGATCCTTGAGGATTTGGTTGATCCGTTCAGGATCAGCCTTCTTGCCGTTGAGACCCCGTGAAAAGCTCACCGTGTTGAACACGGTCTCGAACATGTCGGTCGTCAGTTCCTGCGGCACCAGACCGATCTGGCCGCGGGTCTTGCGGAAATCCCGCACCACGTCATGCCCATCGACCAGAACGCGACCACTGCTCGGATTGGTCATGCCGCAGATGATCGAGATGAGCGTTGTCTTGCCCGCGCCATTGGGGCCGAGAAGTGCCAGGATCTCCCCCCTCTCGATGTCGAGACTGACATCTTTCAGGGCCTTGAAGCCATTGCCGTAGGTTTTGGAGAGCGATTGGACGGAAACGATGGGAGACATGCGGACGGACTCGATTCGGCGGGAGAGCTTAACCCCATATAGGTCGTCGCCCCACCATGACCAAGCCTCGACCGGCGCTCCCGAGAAAACGAAGCGTCAACCACCAAGCATGTGTTCGGAATAGACGCGGTTGCGCCCGTAGTTCTTGGCGAGATACAGGAACTGGTCAGCCGCATTCAGGTAATTGCTGAAATTCTCGCGTTCGACGATTTCTGCGACACCAATCGAAACAGTGACCCCGAGATCACCTTCGTCAAGAGCCAGCCGCAGCGTAGATATCTGCTCCCTCACATCATCGCAGAACTGGCTGGCCATAACCGAATCCAGTCCAGGCATCAGGAAGCTGAATTCTTCCCCGCCCAGTCTCGCAAGCATGTGACCTGTTTCTTCAACGATCAGTCGGAGACGGGTTGCAACAACCTTGAGCACCCTGTCCCCGATTTCGTGGCCATAGCTGTCGTTCAGCTTCTTGAAGTGATCGATGTCCAGCATCGCGATCGAGCAAGGTTCACCGCGCTCCAGACATCCCGCAACCTTTGGCGGCCCTTCATCGAAGAAATAGCGACGGTTGCGCAGCCCGGTGAGATAATCGCTGAAGGCAGCCAGCCGCAACTGACGGAGCTGCGACAGAGTTTCAATGTTGTGTTGTATGCGGCACTGAAGCTCTTCAACAACGAAGGGACGATAGACGAAGTCATTTGCTCCGGCCTTGAGGAAACTCGCAGACAGCAGCCGGTCACTGGACGATGAGATCCCGATGATCCGGACCCGGTCGCTTCCATGATCGCGACGGATACGCCGCGTCAACTCATAGCCGTCCATGTCAGGCATGTTGTAATCGGTCAGCACCAGCTCGATCTCGGGATGGCGCGCAAGGACGGTTAGGGCCTCAGCTCCCGTGGCGGCAGAGTAGACGTGAAAACGCTGCACGTTGAGGAGATCGGTCAGCATTTTCCTCGCTGACTGAACATCATCAACAACAAGAACGCAGACATCGCGGTTCGACAAAATGCGCTCGACAGCCTCGATCACCATGTCGACTGCGCGTTCATTGTTCTTGATGACGTAATCGGCCACACCCCGCTCGACCAGACGCTCGCGCTGCTCGCGATTAAAGTCGGCGGTGAAAACGACGGCAGCCACTCCGAGCGCGATCACACGGTCAAGAACTTCTCCATGGAGACTGTCAGGCAGGTTCAGATCGACGACAGCGATATCGAAAACCGCCCCCGCTGATACGGCCTCGTCGAACTGTCGCATGCTGTTGCAGATGGTCACCATATGCCCGCATTCGCGCTCAAAGCGATGACGCAGCATCGACGAGACCGAACGCGAATCCTCAATCACCAGGACATGCGCCCTGCGTCTTGATCCTTTGGCACTGACCGCATCCTCGACACGGTCTTCGGCTGGAACAAACATGGCTTATAATTCCCCAAAACAGCGCAATGTGAGCCAACACGACACGCTGGTAAAGCCTTAGGATGCGGCTTAGGCCTCAGGCTGGCGACGGATTCATTGTTTCCGCTTCTGTGCTGCCTTTATGGCGACCAAGGTGTCCAGATTCTGGTTCACTCGGCAATAAAATTCTTCATCAATGAAGGGTCGAAGCATAAAATCATTGCCACCCACCTTCAGGAACCGCGCCGACAGAAGTCGGTTATTCGAAGATGAAACTCCGATGATACGCAGTTCGTGACTCCCACGAACGGAACGAATGCGGCGCGTAAGCTCAAAACCATCGATATCTGGCATGTTGTAGTCTGTGACGACCAGACCGATATCTGCATTTGCCTTCAATATCTCGATGGCTTTCGCTCCGCTTTCAGCGAGACTGACGCGAAAATTGTAGCGGCGCAAACGGCTGGAAAGCAAGGCGCGAGCAGTCGGACTATCGTCGACGATGAGCACGTGATGATTATGGTTTGTCAGGAATCGATATACTGACTCTGCGAGCATTTCTACAGCAAAGATATTGTCTTTCAAAATATAGTCCACAATATCTTTCGACAGCAGCTTCTCACGAGTCTCGTCGGGAAATGTACCAGTGAACACTATCGTAGGAATATTGCAATCAACCAGGTATTCGAGGGCTTGGCCACTTTCGGCGCCAGGGAGATTGATGTTTGAGATTGCTAAAACAACTGGCTCGTCCGCCAGTTCATTGGCCATCTGCAAGTCTTCAAACGTTCGACAAACTTCGACTTTCACGCCGAACAGCTCATTCATCCTCTGCGAGATCATCTGGGTGAAGACATTTGAGTCCTCACCCAACAAGATTCGTGCGTCCGGGAACGTTTCGCCAGAATACTGCATTCCGGATATGCCAAGAACTGCCATCGCCAAGCCTTCTTAAAAGCGCCCATAATAAAGCACTTTTCGCACAAATATTTTGCCGAACTGTTAAACGCCACACAGTGGCACAGTTTTATGATGCTTCGTAATAAAGAAGATACGAAAGAGCTTGATGCTTGTTACCGCGTGCTGATGCATCTTCAATAGACTGCACACATGGAAGATATGCAATCCAGAAAAGATGAGCGGCACTCCGGAATTCAGTTTATGATTGCAATTCCGTCCTTTATATCGACGCTTTCACCGCCTTGAAGACCAAGTCTGTCACCGTTTGGTAGCGTGACAAAACAGCCGGTTGGACAAATGGATTCGGAAGATCCTGCATCCAGCGATACCTCTGTGCGGTTCCCATCCTCGACAATCACAAGAACGATTGCGGATGCGCCCGAATTGGTCACCGAGGCAGAATGAGCGCTCGCCACCACGAGAACAAGAGTGCCAAAGGACAACATGCTGGTTTTCAGGATATTCTTCATGGCGTTCTCGGGATGATCCCGTCCTCAACTGGTTGGCCGGTCGTTCTTGCATCGCTCTTGCGATCGGTTCCGGTGATCGCATGCGCCGCCTGAATGTCGCCTGAATGAGCAGTTCATGACAGAACCTTGTCATCATCGGCGCCAAGAGGCAATTGCGAGACTGTCTTCTTACCGCTGCCCTTGCGAGAGCGCGACCCGGGAGTGTCCGCGTCAGACAGGTCCTTCGCGACATGCAATCGGACCTCGCGGTGCGGATAAGGCATTTCGATCCCTTCCGCCCGGAAGCGCTCGACCACGGCCAGGCGAATGGCATTACGAACCGGCCAGCCATCGAGCACATCCCCGATGAAGGCCCGGATCTCGAAATCGAGCGACGATTCGCCGAAGGCAGTGAACATGACGGCAGGCGCGGGATTCCTGAGGATACCAGGATGAGCGTCGACGATTTCCTGCAGCACTTCCATCACGCGGCGTGGATCACTGTCATAGCTGACACTGACCGGTATCTCGATGCGCCCGAGCTTGTTGCGATGGGTCCAATTGCCAACGGGCGAGTTGATCAGTTCGGAATTGGGAACAATGATCGACTGCCGTTGAAAGGTCTCGATCTCAGTGGCGCGGACGGAAATCCGTTTGACAAAACCTTCGGTCGTGCTCGTCGCAACCCAGTCCCCGACCTTGAACGGGCGCTCGACCAGAAGGATGAGACCAGAGACGAAATTCGAGACGATGTTTTGCAGGCCGAAACCGATACCGAGTGACAGGGCACCGGCGACCAGGGCAAGGCTCGAAAGATCGATGCCTGCCGCAGACACACCGATGATGCCTGCGATGGCGGTGCCCAGATAGCCGATGCCGGTCTTTACCGAGTTACGGACGCCGGCATCGACCTGTGAGCGGGCCATGACATTGCCATCCAGCCACTTCTGCAGCCACCGGGTCACGACAAGGCCGACCGCAAAAAGTGCGACACCACCCATTATGCCAAAAATGGATATCCGGATGGTACCGATATTGACTTCGGTAAAGAGATTGACGAGCCATACTTGCAGATCGCTGGGCTGGAAGCCCCAGGAGATCAGGATAAGCGGGATGCCGGTAACGAGAGCGAATGCATAGATCAGCAAGCCGGCCAGGATACCAGCCTGGTCGAGCGCAACAGGTGTCAGACTGAACCGCTTCGAGAGCGCTCGACCCACCCGCGTCTCGCCAAACTGATTTGGCGCTGAAATCGCCTTGCCGGACAGGATGCCGATATACATCGTCACGATAACAGCACCGGTCAGAACCACCTGCGTCGCCAGAAAACGGGCCATACCGACATAGCCAAGAGCCCCGGCAGCCATCAGCAGCAAGCCGAGCAGCCGCAACCCATACGCAATCGTCCGCGGCCAGGGGCGTCCAGGAGAATAGGGATTGCCGTCCGTGGCCAGCACCGGACGCAAGAACGAGACGACGAAGATCAGCAGTCCGACGATCATGGACGAGACGAGGCTCTTCATCACTGTCAGGACAACAGGCGAGCTGAAGGCAGCACTCATCGTGGCGAAGACATAATCAATGCCATTGACCAGAGCCATCAGCACAACAGCGAGGCTGAGGTTTTGCGCGCCTCTGTTCGAAAGCCGCACCAGGCGCCAATTGGGCGCGAAAGGCGCCAGCACTGACCTTGCAAGCATTGCAACAAAAAAAACGAGACCAATGACCGCAAGAAGTGAAGCAATGATTGGCGCAATGTCTGCCCTGAGAACATTGAATGTCTCAAGCAGGAAATACGTCGCAGAAAGGAAGACTCCGATTGCCATCGAAGGGAGTATGGTGGACCAGAAGGCAACGGAAAGCCGGCTCATATAGCTCGGGTCTTCGATACCCGGATCACGATGGATGAGTGACCCGAACAATCGGTATTCAACGATTAGAATCACAATGGCCAGCGCAAAAGACAGAAAAAGTGCGGTGGACAGTGGAACTGTCTTGAACTTGATAACAAAGGACATCCAGCTGACGATGCTGCGCTGCATGCTTTGGAGAGCACTGGAAAACGATTCAGCAGCCTGGCTGAATACATCGCCGCTGATTTCGGTATGCGCAAACAATTGTTCAGTGAACAGGGCACGGCGCATTTCGATGATACGATCTGCCAGTGCGCGACCGGCAATGGAAAGGTCCTCGGCCTGCCCCGTGAGCGCATTGATCTGAGCGCGGGCACCGTTAAGCCGGTTGCGCTCTTCCGTCAGGTCCGGCGCCTCCGACGACTGCCCTTCCTCGGGAGCCGCCCCAAGCTCGCCAAGACGCAATTGCAGCTCGTTGAGTCGCGGCCGCAGATCAACGGAAATCACCAGCAGTTCCCGAACCAGGGTACCAATCTCGATGCCAAGCTCGGAAAGCGCTCGGTCATTCTCTGCATTGGCATCGACCCGCCGGGCAAACGCATTCAGTCTTTCCCGTGCATTGTCGATACGCTGCTGCACGGATGAAATGAGGGCATCCTGCACCTGTACAGGCGCTTCACTTGCTTGCGGAGCAACCGCAGGCACCGCGTCTTCAGCAGCCGGCTGGCCGGATGAAGAGGCTGTCACCGACGTTTGGCTGTCTTGGGCGAAGGCTCTTGTCGCCAGTCCATCTGGCGAGAACCCCACCATCAGGGAGACAACAAGGGCAGCACATAACGACCCAACATGCGCTCTGATCACTCTCGGTCCCCTGCCAATCAATAGAACTGGCCCGGACATTAGTGACTCGAACCGATAAAGAAAAGCATCGCCGAAAACAGAAAAGGCCGCAGGTTCATCACATCCTGCGGCCTCCCCAAAAGATGAATTTAGCTTCAGATCTCAGCCTGTCGGAGCGCTTCAAAACGGGCCAACTGCTCAGCGATGAGCGCACGTTCGGCGTCACGTCGGACGAAGATCTTGAACATCGCCCTGCCCTCTGCGTTCATGAACCAAACGGAACAGGATCGACGACCGTGAAAACCGCGATCAACAAAAACGATCGACTGACAGCGATCCTTGCGGATGTGGCCACCAATCGGACTGTCACCATGGATGTTGAACCAGCCATGACCTTCGCTGCCCATGGGCAGCGCCCCTTCGACTTCGAGCACGATGTCATCGGTATGCACAATCATCAGGACATCGCCCCAGGTGGAAAGATCCTGCCAGATCGCATCCCAACGATCAGCGGGCACAATACCGGCAGCACCATCGGGCAGCACGGCCAAGACATCTGCAGGAGAAACCTCTGCCTTGGCTGCAATCTGCTCGATCACACCATCCGGCTTTGCTGCCAAGGCAGCCTTTGCACGATCAAGACGGTCACTGGAGTTATGGACGACGTTATCCATCGGGAACTCACGCTGCGAGGTTGGCGCGCTTGCCGGTACGATCTTCGTGGATGATGACTTCAAAGCCTTCGAAATGCGGCCCCGAAAGATACTGCACCTTGCTTTCCCCAGCACGGGCATGTGCCGCGCGGAACTGCTCGGACTTGGTCCAAGCAACAAAATCCGCATGCGTCTCCCAAACTGTGTGCGAGGCATAAAGTGTATGATCGTCTGCCTTTGGCCCCTTCAGCATGTGGAATTCCACATAACCAGGCACTTCTGCGAGCCGCGCCTGGCGGGACTTCCACTGGTTCTCGAAAGCCTCTTCATGGCCCGGCACAACACGGAAACGGTTCATTGCGATGTACATCTGGTCAATTCCTCTTCAGCTTGGTCACTGCTCCACGACACCGGCACAGTGTGAATTTCCAGCACCGCTCATATTCATGCCTGACGGTGCAGTCTGTTGCCTTCCTATTTAAACTTGTGTACTTCCGTCAAGTTAATTGTCGGAGCCGTGCATCGGCAGGCCTCCGTCGTGCGGCAGCTGCGGTCATCAAAGACGATCGTGAGCGCTTTCCATGGGTTCAGACTATCATGCGTTCTAGAAATGTACCGCAGAAATTCGCTCTATCGGTGCTGGCAATTCTTTGGTTGTCCGTCTCCCCGGCAACCGCCGAAACCTCCGGACAGGGCGCTGCAAGAATCGTTTCCATAGGCGGGACAATCACTGAAATCCTTTATGCTCTCGGCGCTGAAGACCGGATTGCCGCCGTGGATACGACAAGCATCTATCCCGAGGCGGCGACCGAGAAGCCCGACATCGGCTATGTGCGCCAGATTTCGGCCGAAGGTGTTCTGTCGCAGAAGCCAGACCTGATTCTCGCGGAGGAAGGAGCCGGCCCTCCGGATGCCTTGAACATTCTCAAGGCGAGTGGCGTCGAGATCGTCATGATCCCCAATCCTCCGCAGATCGACGCGATCCCGGCGAAGATCCGGGCGGTAGGTGAAGCCGTCGGCGAGATGACAAAAGCCGAAGCACTGGCTGCAGAGACCGAAGCAAAGCTGAAAAAGGTCACCACTCAGACTTCGGCGCTGCCAAAACGCAAGAAGGTCCTGTTCGCCCTTTCCCTGGCCAATGGCCGTGTCATGGCGGCAGGCGCCAATACGTCGGCTGCGGCCATGATCCGCCTTGCCGGAGGAGAGAACGCCGTGACAGGCGTCGAGGGATATAAGCCACTGTCGGACGAAGCTGTCATTGCCGCGGCTCCAGACGTCGTGCTGGTCATGAGCGGTGGAGCAAATCATCTGACCGCAGAGCAGGCATTTGCCCTTCCCGCGCTTGCTTCCAGCCCGGCCGGCAAGAACAACGCGTTCATCACCATGAATGGCCTTTACCTTCTGGGACTGGGACCACGTGCCGCTGATGCCGCAACCGATCTCTACAATTCGCTCTACCCGGAAGGCCAATGACCGTGAACACCATGGCCCTTTTCGCCCGGACTGCGAGAGCACGAACATCGTCATCGGACGGTGATCGTACCGGGCTTGGGATCGCAGTCACGGTCTTCCTTGCGGTCCTGCTCGTCATCGCCTGCCTGACATCGATCACGGTCGGCCCGACGGGCGTCGGTGTTGCCGATCTCATCGCTTACCTGACTGGCCGTGCTGGCGAAATGGAAGCCCAGAATGTGGTGATCCTGGAAGCGGTCAGACTCCCGCGGACGGCACTCGGCCTTCTGGTCGGCGCGGCGCTGGCTGTATCGGGGGCCATGATGCAGGGCCTTTTTCGCAATCCACTCGCCGACCCCGGCATTGTCGGTGTCACATCGGGAGCAGCACTTGCCGCCGTTTGTGCGATCGTGCTGGGGCCTATGGTGTTCGTGCCTGTCATGCAGGTCATGGGTGACAGCTTCCTGCCGGTTGCGGCCTTCCTGGGAGGCCTTGGCAACACGATCCTTCTCTACAAGATAGCCACGCGGAATGGCCAGACGTCGACAACAGCCCTCATACTCTCGGGGATTGCCATCGCAGCGATGGCGGGAGCGGCAACAGGTCTCCTGATCTTCATCGCTGATGACCGGGCTCTGCGCGATATCACCTTCTGGTCACTTGGATCTTTAAGCGGCGCGACGACCGCCAAGATCCTCGCAATCCTGCCATTCATCTTGCTTGTGCTGGTGACAATCCCGTTTGTGGCGCGAGGCCTTGATGCTCTGGTGCTTGGAGATGCCGCCGCCTTTCACATGGGCGTTCCGGTTCAACGGCTGAAGCGCCTTTCGATCCTGGCAGTGGCTGCCGCCTGTGGCGCCACGGTGGCAGTCGCGGGCTCGATCGGATTCGTTGGCATCGTTGTGCCGCATCTCCTGCGACTGGTAATCGGGCCTTCCCATCGCTTCCTGCTACCCGCATCTGCCCTTGGTGGCGCATCCCTGCTTTTGTTTGCCGATACGATTGCCAGAACGATTGCTGCCCCGGCTGAACTGCCGATTGGCATCATCACAGCCATCCTGGGCGCGCCAGTCTTCCTGATGCTTCTGCTCAGCCGCAACGGTCGCTCCGGAATGGAGCCGACATGACAATTTCGGCACAAAAGGTCACGATGGTGCGAGACGGACGACGTCTGGTTGACGACGTGTCCCTTTCGATCAAGGCCGGACGTTTTACGGCGGTGATCGGACCGAACGGGGCCGGCAAGTCATCCCTGCTGAAATTGCTGTCAGGTGAAGTGGCGCCCGACCATGGTGAGGTCACCTTCGCGAACCGATCACTGAAGGGGTTTTCCGCGCTTGAGCTTGCGGCCATCCGAGCCGTGCTACCCCAGTCAACTCACTTGTCTTTCCCCTTCACGGCCTTGGAGGTGGTTCGTATGGGGGCTGTTGCCGCCGGCAGCTTCGATCCAGCACGCGCTGGCCGTCAGGCTCTCGCCCGCGTGGGTCTGGCCGGTTTTGAAAACCGACGCTACAATGCGCTCTCCGGCGGCGAGCAGCAGCGAGTTCAGCTTGCCCGGGTGCTGGCCCAGGTGCCAACGCCAAGTGACGCGACCGGTGTACGCACGCTGTTTCTCGATGAACCCACCTCAAGTCTTGATATAGGCCACCAGATCTCGGTGCTCGAGATTGCGCGATCATTCGCCAATGAGGGCGGAGCGGTTCTTGCCATCCTCCACGATCTGAACCTTGCGGCAGAATTTGCCGACGATCTCGTGATCCTTCACCGCGGTCGTGTCGTGGCAAGCGGCACTCCTGCCGATACATTGACGGATGATGTCATTGCCGATGTTTATGGGCTGCGAGGCACCGTGGGACGCATTCCTCCCGCCGCGATCCCCTTCGTGCTCCCACAATCGCGACAGATTTCTGCCGGCTAATCGGATCCTTCCGACCAGAGAACACTGGCTTTCGAGAGAACGACAATGAACTCGACTGGTTCATTCATGAGCCGGCTCACCAAACTTATCCACAACAATCCACAGGTGAAATCTGAGCACGCAGCACAAATTGGAGAACAAAACAAAAACGGCAGGGACCCGACTTGAGAACAGATAAACAACAAAAGTTTGTGGAGCGCACGGTCAACGCGCGATGATTTTCACCTGGGTGTGACAGGTTTCAATCAAGGATTATTGTCAACAATTGAGTTGGTGGGTGATGTAGGGCTCGAACCTACGACCCGCTGATTAAGAGTCAGCTGCTCTACCAACTGAGCTAATCACCCGACCGCCCCGGTGCCGGTGGCGTGACCGGGCGTATAAACAGGAACGGCAATCTTGTCCAGCCAGCAAAGCCAAATTCTTTCTCTTTCGGTCAAAAAAATTACATGAAGGCCGATTTATCGTTAAATTTCAAAGCTCCAGCACACCGCTGGCAATACGCACCGCCTGACCGCCGATACGGACACGGGCAACGGATTTGCCCTTCACATCGATATGGAGATGAATGAAGGACGGGCGCCCCATCTCTACACCTTGCTCAATCATCAGCGGATGATGTCCATCATCGAGACCATCAAATTGCCAGATCGCACCTGACAGAGCCGCCACAGCAGCCCCTGTCGCCGGATCTTCAGCAATCCCCATATCAGGGGCGAACATGCGGGCATGGAAGCTCGCCTGATGATGCCGCCCTCCGCGACAATAGACATAGGCAGAGGTCAGACGGCCTTCGCACAGTGGAGCCGCCTGCTCCCAGAACTGTGGATCGAATTCGAGTGATGCCATGGCCGCCAGATCATGCACCGGGACCAGCAGGAAAGGCACACCGGCGCTCCACACACCCGGAACATGGTTTTCGAAACCGATCGCTGTCGGGTTCAATGACAAGGCTTCGGCCACAGCCTCACGATCGATTGGCATTGAGTAGCGGCTGGATGTCGTTGGCAAATCGAATTCGGCAAAGCTCGCTTCGCCCGAACGAAGTTTCACACCACACCGAACCGGTCCGACATTTTCCTCTAGAACCGAAACGAGATCGATGGCGTCGCTGCGATTGGCATAGGCCCGTTCGGCCAAAGCAATCGCAGTGCCGACCGTCGGATGTCCGGCAAAAGGCAATTCCCGCGCCGGCGTGAATATCCGGATCCTCGCCGAATGCGTCGGGTGCGATGCCGGCTGAACAAAGACCGTTTCAGAAAGGTTCATTTCTGCAGCGATGGCCTGCATATCGGCATCAGACAAACCATCACCATCGAAAAATACTGCCAGCGGATTACCGGCAAGCTTGGTGTCGGTGAAAACATCATAAATCGAATAGGAACGGGCCAAGGCATTCTCCCTCTCTAATCACTGGCAGGATCACTCCTTCCGCGCCGCAGACTGCCCCAGCCGGAAATGAGAGGCAACCAGCCCGCTAGCGGAAATACCATTGCAGAAGGGCCTGCATCGCAGGGTTATAGCGATGGAGGGAGAGATCCGCTGACGTGATCGCCACCGCATCCGATATCTCCTTCTCGCCGCACTCTTGGGCATGCTTGCGTATGCGTGCGATGAGTTGATCGGCACTGTCGGAAAAATGAAACAGCTGAAACAGCGTAAGGCGCCGTGTTCGGTAGCTGGCATAAAGCTGACCATCTGTTTTTGCCTCGGAAAGGCTGAGCCCTGTTTCTTCCAGAACCTCCCTCGCCATATTGCCGGCCAGATCACACTCGCCTGCCACCACATCAACAGGCTCAACGGAGCCCGCAGCAAAGTAAACCTGGCCAGGATTGGCGGTATGGTCCGACATCCTGACCGCAATCAGGGCACCGTCTGAGGAGACGAGCACCGGATACCCGAAAAGGTGGCAGGCACCGGGGCGCCCCGGCACTTTCCGCCACCACAGGAAGCTCGCATAGTCGGCAACATATCCTCGCGCATGGATCTGCCGACCTTCCAGCGAAATCCGCTCCTGGAGGATCAGTTCGCCGTTGTAGAGGCTTGGGTTGGCGCGCTGTTCCAGCTGCCAGTTGGCGGCAATGGCTTCGGCATGGGCTTTTTCTATCGGATGACGTCCCTCCAGCACCTTGAGCTGATACCCGTCGATGGGGAGAACCGCCCCATCAACAGGAAGACCAGTATCGTCGACCACCGCAGATGACGTCATGGAAGAAACAGTTCCATGACGACGGGGCAATGATCGGACGCCTTGGGCCGGTCCCACCCGATCCGGGGATAGCGTTCGGTTTCATAACCGGGCGGAAAAACCGAACGGAACGGCTGGCCATTTCGAATAATGTCCGGGACGACATCGACATTTCGACCCGCGAGGTGTTGCGAGAGAAGGATATAGTCCAGCTGACACAGATGCTGCTCCTCCGGTCCCCGCGCGTGGTAAAGCGTCCAACGGTCCAGCGGATCTCTGGTGTTCATAGGGTTGACTGCAAATCCATCGTCAGTGAAC from Peteryoungia desertarenae encodes the following:
- a CDS encoding FecCD family ABC transporter permease; its protein translation is MALFARTARARTSSSDGDRTGLGIAVTVFLAVLLVIACLTSITVGPTGVGVADLIAYLTGRAGEMEAQNVVILEAVRLPRTALGLLVGAALAVSGAMMQGLFRNPLADPGIVGVTSGAALAAVCAIVLGPMVFVPVMQVMGDSFLPVAAFLGGLGNTILLYKIATRNGQTSTTALILSGIAIAAMAGAATGLLIFIADDRALRDITFWSLGSLSGATTAKILAILPFILLVLVTIPFVARGLDALVLGDAAAFHMGVPVQRLKRLSILAVAAACGATVAVAGSIGFVGIVVPHLLRLVIGPSHRFLLPASALGGASLLLFADTIARTIAAPAELPIGIITAILGAPVFLMLLLSRNGRSGMEPT
- a CDS encoding heme ABC transporter ATP-binding protein — protein: MTISAQKVTMVRDGRRLVDDVSLSIKAGRFTAVIGPNGAGKSSLLKLLSGEVAPDHGEVTFANRSLKGFSALELAAIRAVLPQSTHLSFPFTALEVVRMGAVAAGSFDPARAGRQALARVGLAGFENRRYNALSGGEQQRVQLARVLAQVPTPSDATGVRTLFLDEPTSSLDIGHQISVLEIARSFANEGGAVLAILHDLNLAAEFADDLVILHRGRVVASGTPADTLTDDVIADVYGLRGTVGRIPPAAIPFVLPQSRQISAG
- a CDS encoding PhzF family phenazine biosynthesis protein, with amino-acid sequence MARSYSIYDVFTDTKLAGNPLAVFFDGDGLSDADMQAIAAEMNLSETVFVQPASHPTHSARIRIFTPARELPFAGHPTVGTAIALAERAYANRSDAIDLVSVLEENVGPVRCGVKLRSGEASFAEFDLPTTSSRYSMPIDREAVAEALSLNPTAIGFENHVPGVWSAGVPFLLVPVHDLAAMASLEFDPQFWEQAAPLCEGRLTSAYVYCRGGRHHQASFHARMFAPDMGIAEDPATGAAVAALSGAIWQFDGLDDGHHPLMIEQGVEMGRPSFIHLHIDVKGKSVARVRIGGQAVRIASGVLEL
- a CDS encoding NUDIX hydrolase, whose protein sequence is MTSSAVVDDTGLPVDGAVLPIDGYQLKVLEGRHPIEKAHAEAIAANWQLEQRANPSLYNGELILQERISLEGRQIHARGYVADYASFLWWRKVPGRPGACHLFGYPVLVSSDGALIAVRMSDHTANPGQVYFAAGSVEPVDVVAGECDLAGNMAREVLEETGLSLSEAKTDGQLYASYRTRRLTLFQLFHFSDSADQLIARIRKHAQECGEKEISDAVAITSADLSLHRYNPAMQALLQWYFR